In Methanoregula sp., the sequence CCCCTGAACGTGGGCGGCGGATTGCCTTGGCTTTGGGCGGGACTCGGTTGGAGAGGGTGGGGTGATGGAAGATAAAAAGTTTAACCCAACTCCGGGGCCATGGAGAATAGGCTATATATTAAAGCCTTGGATTTACACAGACTATCCCAGGTTTAATGAGAAGGGCGAGAAATTTAAAGACTTCCCGATTGCAACTACTGAAGAAAGCCATTGGGGAAAGGAAGCGGCTATAGACAACGCTCGTCTTATCGCCGCCGCCCCGACCCTCTACCACAAGCTCAAGGATACGGTAGAGTGGCTAGACCGGGAAATAAAGCATCACGAAGCATTAGCCAAAACTCTCGGGATGCAGGGTAAGGGGGATAGGATTATTCGCCTCGAAGAACTCCGAGATGACCTTCAGGAGACTTTGCGGAAGGTGGGGGAAGGGTAGATGGCAGACAAAAACTGGACATCCAAGGGCGTTTACGTTTACGGGAACACCGGAGTCATTTATGACTGTTTGGGAGCACAGGTTGCTGCTGTGCAAGGTAGTTTGGTGTTGGGTGTCACAGGGGAAGGCCGGGCTAAGAGGATTGTACTGGCTATGAACTGCCACGACGCCCTTGTGGCGGCGCTGGAAGAAATTAAAGATGAACTTTTTCAGTTGCGATGCTTAGGCTTCGCTGTGCCTACCAGTAGATTGACTCAAATTGGGGAAATGGCTCAAGAAGCTCTCGCTAAGGCCAAGGAGTAATGATGGAAGTTAAAAAGGAAGCAATGCCTGACCCAATGGAATATTGCCTTAATTGCGAAATCCATTGGAATCCCCGAAGGCATGGGCCAACCTGCCCCTTATGCGGTGCCGCGGCTTTTGTGGTCCCAGTAATTACAAAACCATCGCAAAGACCTGTTTGTACGTGCGGGGAGGAATTGGTTTGCCCCAAGTGCGAAATTGAATTGCATCATTCTGACCCCGAAATCCTCATTATGAAAAAGAGTTTCAAGGAGTCCTAAAATGGAATACGCCCACGCTTCCCACGCTGAACCACCCATAAGCCCGCCAGAGCCGGAACCGCAGGCCACAAAGAAAATCAAGGTCTATGTCCGCCTTTCCGGCCTCATTGAGGAAGAAATCGAAGTTCCAGCCGATCTGGACATTACCGACATCGAAGCCGTAGCTGATGCCATGGAGAAGAACACTCCCTACCCTGGCGGATTTTGGAACCTTGGGCTCGGGGAGTTTTGGGATCAGAAATCCCTTAATGACACTATCGCCCCTTGGTATGACCGGGACCGAGCTATGGTGGCTATTGAGAGCGTGGAGGGGTAGTTATGGACTATTGGGAAGAGTGTCTTGCAGAGTCTTTTGAAGAGCACGGCGTTGTTGTTACACCAGAGCAATTAACCTCCATTACAAAAGACGTAGCAGGTGCTTTTGAAAACTACGGTATGGCCTACCCAACACCAGAGAATCCTCTTAAATCTGAATTATCGGACCTGAAAAGGGAATTGAAGAAAGAGCGGGAAAAAGTTGTTTGTCCTGAATGTAAAGGTTCGGGTCAAGATATTTCTTATGGCCCTTCATATACTGCTATCTCCGATTGCTCCAAATGTAAAGGAGAAGGCAAGGTTTCACCATGACCATTCCCGCCCCCAAAGTCCTTCACCCGGAGCGCACCCGCCGCCCCTACGTTACCGACGTTGGGCAGTTAAACAGCATTAAGGACATGACCATGGACCTGCTCATGGCTCTGGATACCGGGAAGGCAACTGAACAACAAAGGATGGCGCTGAAATTCTTCATAGCCACGATTGAAGGGGGTAAATGATGATAGAAATAGACACGACTGTAAAAATATACTGGCACGGTGAATTAGGGTTATTAACAGAGGAAGGTATTTTTAGAGTATCTTTTAATGCAGCCGATCAAGTAATGAACCAAACCAAAGCTATGATACGTAAAGACCTGGAGCGAATGCACAACAGAATGGTTAGCAACGGCATATGGTGTCTGCAAGAGGGGGCATTGACATGAGCCTTAGCCGGCAGGACTGGCTCAAGAAAGCCCAGGAGCACGACAAGACGGCCAGAGAGTATTATCGGAAGGATGAAATTACCATGGCAAGAAGTTACGAATCAAAGGCAGACGCTGCGAGGTTGTGTGCAATGCTGGCGGAAGCACGGGAGGAGAGATGAGCGAGGATAGCCAGAAATGCCCGTTTTGTGGGAGTGATTATAAGTTTAAGGGCAGCATAGACCATCATTATGCTTGCGGAACTATTAACCCAATAAATCACCCTGATACATGGACAAGATTCCCCAGGTGCCATGAGAAAGAACTTAATGCAGTAAAAGCCGAAATCGCCCAACTGCAAGCAGCCCTTGCCCTCAAGGACCAGTTGTTAGAGGCGTTGCGGGAGAGGTCGAGATGAGCCACTACGCCATCCTCGCTTTTGGCTTCATCCTGGGCGCTCTAATAGCCTTTCTAGGTATCGAAATCGTAGTGCTGTTTCGTGAACATCGTCGGAACCGCGGCAAAAAGGATTTTGAAGCAGCGAGGAAGGCGTTTAGGGAGGGGAGTGGGGATGGAAAATAAGCTATCGAAATTACCCAAGTGGGCGCAAGAGCATATTGCCAATATAGAACTGCGCAATGGTAGGCTCACCCGTGACTTGGCAGAACAATTAGCCATAAACACTGACACTCACCCTGAATCAAACACTTATTATCAGTTATGGCTGGATGGCGATTTTACCAAGCGTTACTTGCCTGCAAATTCCCATTTAACCTTCATCGGCAAAAATACTAAGGTTTCTGTTTTCGTTGATCATAAAGGTCAAATTCGCATTGACATAGGCAACGGCCTTATTATGCCTCAAGCCCGTAATAGCATCTATATTGTGCCGGAGTAAACCCATGTTTAACGAACTTCTCAACTTTGCCCTAACCGGCCTGCTGTTCGTGGTGGTGGGCGTGATCATGTGGATGTGCGGGTGATTTATGCTTGAATCAATCCACCAGAGCCATTTAGGGATGTTCCTACGCTGCCCGGCCCAATTTGAGCGCCGATACATTCATGGTGAAATCATCCCCCCTGGAATCTCAGCCCGCCGCGGCTCTGCTACCCACAAGGCCGCACAGGTCAACCATGCGCAGAAACTTAACTCCCATGAGGATTTGCCGGTTGACGCCTTGCAGGATGCCGCCAGAGATGAATATGTCCGCCTTGTCACAGATCGGGGAGTTTTTATTCCCAAAGACCAGATCGGGGAAAAAGAAAAACTCTTGGGCGCTGGCCTGGATGCAGCCACACGGCTAACCAAACTTTATCGGGAAACCCTGGCCCCGGAAATTCAGCCGATAATGGTGGAACAGCGCCTTGAGTTCGATGCTGGCCTTAAACTTCCTTTGGTGGGGATCGTGGACGTACTTACGGAAGATCACTGGATGCCGGATTTAAAGACTGCTGATAAGGCCAAGCCAGCGGGGGAAGCCGATAAATCTTTGCAACTTACCTTCTATTCTGGGTTGGTGGCAAATCATGTCGGCAAGTGGCCCGATAAAATTAGCCTGGAAATTCTGGTCAACAATAAAGAGCCGAAACTGCAAAGCCTTGAAACCGTCCGCGGCCCGGAGCATTGGAAGAATCTTATGTTGCGGGTTCAATTAATGATTGCTCAGATTCAGACCGGGTTATTTCCACCTTGCGACCCGGGAGCCTGGATATGCAGCCCGCGCTGGTGCGGATATTGGGATAGTTGCCGCTATTCATTGAAAAAGAGGTAGGACAAATGACTGAATGGAGAAGAATACCTTTTGCGCCCGCCTATCATGTTAGCGAAGATGGTGATGTAATCAGGTGCAAAAAGAGCCGCGGTGCCAGAGTAAGGCATATATTAAAATCCTGGTTAGACCCCAAAGGGTACGAAATGGTACATCTACGAAACAACGGACGTTATATTAAAAAACGTATCCATGCCATTGTTGCGGAGGTTTTTATCGGGCCATGCCCCGACGGACATGAGGTACATCACAGGGATGAGAATAAGCGTAATAACCACCATAGCAATTTAGAATATTTATCAAAATCTACACATTCAAAAATGGGTAGGAATTGGAGTCCGATTAGGGGAGAAGACAACCACCTTGCTAAATTACATGAATTTGATGTTCATAATATACGTGATCTTCATCGTATCGGATTAAATTTTAATCAAATATCAAAGCAATATGGCATCAGTAGGGGTCACATAGCTAATATTGTGCGAGGCATATCGTGGTCTCATATTTAATAAACTGCAAATATTCAATCAAATAGAGAGGATATTGTTATGGAAGCAAGTGACGTATTTAAAAATGTCGTTCCGTTCACAGGCGATAATCTACCTGTCACCCAAGAAGTCCCGACGGTCCTGGCCGAAGCGACAGCCCAAAGGGAAGTTGCCGAGGTCCAGGCCGCTATGATTATCGCCAAAAGGTTCCCCCGCAATCAGGCCAAGGCTGTTGACCGCATTATGGTATCCTGTCAGCGACCCACCCTGGCCGAAAGCGCCCTTTACTCCTATGCTCGCGGCGGCACAGATATTACCGGACCATCAATCCGGCTAGCTGAGGCCATAGCGCAACAATGGGGAAACCTCCAAATCGGTATCCGTGAACTGGAACAGCGACCAGGGGAAAGCACTATGGAAGCCTACGCCTGGGACTTGGAAACCAACACCCGGCAAAGCAAGGTTTTCCAGGTGCGCCATATCAGATATACCCGAAATAAGGGAATCACGAACTTGACCGACCCCCGTGACATTTATGAGGCCGTGGCTAATCAGGGCTCACGCCGACTACGGGCCTGCATCCTGGGCATTATCCCCGGTGATATCGTGGAAGCCGCGGTGCATCAATGCGAAGATACATTAAAGGCCAAGGCTGACATTTCCCCTCAAGCCGTACAGAAGATGGTGGATGTGTTCAACACCTACAACATTACTAAGGAGATGATAGAGGCCAGGATTCAACGCAAACTTGAAGCGATTACCGCAGCCCAAGTAATCGCCTTGCGGAAAATTTTTAACTCTCTCAAGGACGGTATGAGTAAACCAGGGGATTGGTTTGAAACGCCCCCGCATCCTGAACCTGAGAAAACTAAAAAAGCTAAAACTACTAAAGACCCTGAGCCACCCCAGGACTCCTCCGCACCCACCCCCCCGGCAAGCACTCAAGCAGAAGGCAACGGCACGCCTACGGGCGGGACACCAACTCAGTCTATCACAGATGAAACCCTTAAAGCCATCAAGGAGGCGATGGAAGCCACCGGGCTTGACCTGCCCTACGAAGCCCTGAAACTGGACGCTGCTATTCCTTTGGAGGAGTTCGATGAGGAGACTGGACAGGATATATTGACCTGGTTCAAAAATCAGTAACCCGCCACGTCCCCGAGAAGGAGGAGATGAAACATTGAAAACTTTTAGTGCTATCATCGGTAGTTTAATCGCCGTCATTGCCCTTGTGTGGCTATTCCAAGGCAATGATTTTTTCATGTATAAATTCTGGGCTCCTAAATATGAAGAAGCGCGGCGAGAGGTCTTTGAAAACACTCCGTCCTACAAGTGGGGCATGATCCAGGAGCTTCAAAACATGCAGTTCAAATATGAACAGGCCACCCCAGATCAAAAAGACGCTTTAGCGGCAATTATTTTGCGAAGAGCTAATCAATACGGAGAGGATAGATTGCCAGTCGATCTTAGGGCTTTTGTTACTCAACTAAAATCTCAACAAGCTAAAGAGAAATATTAATGAAGAAATTGAGCGTATATCCAATAATGGCGTGTCTTTTCCTGGCAGTGTTTCTATCCATGGGAACCTCATCTTGTGAAGATTCTGATGATATTCAACGAAACCAACAAGAAAAAATCCTCGTGCAGGGTTCTTCCCAAGTCGGAATGCCTGGAATCAAGAATTTTAGGGAGCGCAAGATATTAAAGGATATCCTTGAACTGCGGGACCAGGAGGGACTTACCACTTACACCTATTTGTTTAACCAGTACACTGGGAAATTGGTTTTCTTTGGTGTCACTATTGGCTACGGTATCCCCTACGCCACTCAGTTTTCAAGCCCCCAAAAAGCAACGGGGCGAGGCTTCTCTCTCCCTCAAGCTGAGCCTAACGGCCTTTTCTCTCCGGCGTCGGCAGAAGGAACTTGGATACTCATGAAAAACCCCAAAGGCAAAGATGTGGTTCCAATTTATATAGAACCCCGGATAGTGGTTTCGCCCTTCTTGCTACCACAAGCGGAAGGAAACCCTAAATAATTTCCTCATATATCCCTTGGCCTTGCCGGTTCCGGTGAAACCGGCGTTTTTGGAGAATCGTATGGATGAAAACCAAGCATCACAGCCTTTACCTCAATGGCAGAGCCATAAGCAGGTTGGGGCGGATAAGATCGTCGGAATCGTAAACGATGGCGATTTTCAATTTTGGAGTCTTGCCTGTGGTATTCCTGTCCACGTTTCAAGCCACCTAAAAGAGCGGTGCGGCAATAATGACCCCGTAGGCGGCTACTACGTTCTCTATGTAGACGGATTTGAATCTTGGTCCCCCGCCAAGGCGTTTAAGGAAGGATACACCAGAATAGGCTAACCGCGGCGACCTTCGGCACCGCATGGCACCGGGCACCTGTCGGCCCGGATATCAAGGTTCATAGGTTGAATGGCAAGACGTGGCTATGGCGTGTTGTATTGAAGCCCCTGGCAGGAGGGGCGATTTGAGGGAGATGATATGAAAATCAAAGCCATTTCCATCTGGCAACCCTGGGCCTCACTGATTGCGGTCGTGGCCAAGAAGTTTGAAACGCGGTCGTGGAAGACTAATTATCGGGGGCCGTTGCTGATTTGTGCGGCTAAAAAACCTTTTAATTCTTTTCATTTTTCGGCGACCTTCGTGGATGCTGCCCAAAAAGCATTGCCGTATCCGATTGGAGGCTATCAAATTCCTTATGGCAAGGCCGTGGCTATCGCTGATCTAACAGCCTGTCTTACAACATTCAATTATCAAACCGATTGGATAGGACTTGAAGCAACCTTCGGCGATTTCTCCCTTGGCCGCTACGCATGGAAACTGGAAAATGTCCGGGCCATTAAACCATTCCCGGTCAAGGGCCGCCAAGGGCTGTTCGACGTGGAAGTGCCGGAGAGGTTGATTTGATTAAAAGCATCTCCTTTTCTCAAGATGAAATCTTATCGAATATCGTAACTCTGCATACCGGGCCGATTCAGGAAATGAAGTTGTGTGAGTGCGGTTGCGGTGAGGTGGTGAAACCGGGAAACCGTTGCATTAATTACCATAACCGTAAGGGAATCAGTCGTTGGGGAAAAGATGCAGCCCATTGGAAAGGCGGGATTAAAAAAGACAAAGATGGCTATATCTACCTTTATCGTCCAGAACACTCCTTTGCAACCAAAGACGGTTATGTATTTGAACATCGTCTTGTCCTTGAAGAATATTTGGGCCGGTATCTGGAACCAGACGAAATCTCCCATCATTGCAATGAAATAAAAGACGACAACAGGATTGATAATTTAGATTTAACGATTCGGGCTGAACACGTCCGAATCCACAAGCCCAGACTCAAACGGGGTTAATAGAGTGGAGATAGTCAAGAGCATATCGTTTTCTCAACCTGAAATTCTACGGAACATAGTTGCTCTGCATACTGGCGACATTGAATGTGATGTCTGTTATGGCTCAGGCTGTTTCTATAAGAACGGGATAGAGCATCCAAAGTTCTGTTTCGATATTGCCCCAAGAAAGCCGGGTGTCATCTCTGCTAATGT encodes:
- a CDS encoding PD-(D/E)XK nuclease family protein; protein product: MLESIHQSHLGMFLRCPAQFERRYIHGEIIPPGISARRGSATHKAAQVNHAQKLNSHEDLPVDALQDAARDEYVRLVTDRGVFIPKDQIGEKEKLLGAGLDAATRLTKLYRETLAPEIQPIMVEQRLEFDAGLKLPLVGIVDVLTEDHWMPDLKTADKAKPAGEADKSLQLTFYSGLVANHVGKWPDKISLEILVNNKEPKLQSLETVRGPEHWKNLMLRVQLMIAQIQTGLFPPCDPGAWICSPRWCGYWDSCRYSLKKR
- a CDS encoding ASCH domain-containing protein; translated protein: MKIKAISIWQPWASLIAVVAKKFETRSWKTNYRGPLLICAAKKPFNSFHFSATFVDAAQKALPYPIGGYQIPYGKAVAIADLTACLTTFNYQTDWIGLEATFGDFSLGRYAWKLENVRAIKPFPVKGRQGLFDVEVPERLI
- a CDS encoding HNH endonuclease, whose amino-acid sequence is MIKSISFSQDEILSNIVTLHTGPIQEMKLCECGCGEVVKPGNRCINYHNRKGISRWGKDAAHWKGGIKKDKDGYIYLYRPEHSFATKDGYVFEHRLVLEEYLGRYLEPDEISHHCNEIKDDNRIDNLDLTIRAEHVRIHKPRLKRG